From Streptomyces sp. NBC_01460, a single genomic window includes:
- a CDS encoding DUF402 domain-containing protein — MSAPSAEPGSTLTVALVKGGRTKIRYPAEPVGDDGTRITVRAPWAAPGVRDFGFVRFEPGDVFTEHYWRDRWYAVKEVRTGGGELKGWYCDITRPAVLRGTELLVEDLDLDLWVSADGRSVLRLDEDEFEESGLAGRDPLAARAAVRALDDLEHLARTEGLTGLLR; from the coding sequence ATGTCCGCACCATCGGCTGAGCCCGGTTCCACTCTGACGGTCGCCCTGGTCAAGGGAGGCCGCACCAAGATCCGCTACCCGGCCGAGCCGGTCGGCGACGACGGGACCCGGATCACGGTCCGGGCCCCGTGGGCGGCCCCGGGGGTCCGGGACTTCGGCTTCGTGCGCTTCGAGCCGGGCGACGTCTTCACCGAGCACTACTGGCGCGACCGGTGGTACGCGGTGAAGGAGGTCCGTACCGGCGGCGGGGAGCTCAAGGGCTGGTACTGCGACATCACCCGGCCCGCCGTGCTGCGCGGCACCGAGCTCCTGGTGGAGGACCTCGACCTGGATCTGTGGGTGTCCGCGGACGGCCGGTCCGTACTGCGCCTGGACGAGGACGAGTTCGAGGAGAGCGGCCTCGCCGGCCGTGACCCCCTGGCCGCCCGGGCCGCCGTACGCGCCCTGGACGATCTGGAGCACCTCGCCCGCACCGAGGGACTCACGGGTCTCCTGCGCTGA